In one window of Nocardioides panacisoli DNA:
- a CDS encoding fatty acid desaturase, producing the protein MTAETNSQEQIPNSTVPEGSTATWQDKKRYLWMLGLVIPSLGVLMTGTYLILGWSWALWGGPILILGIIPAIDLIAGLDRSNPPDDVIEALEEDRYYRWITYLYLPIQYVGFVAAFAMIADINPFAVVADAAGIQVWVADNVSSGLVADLSMPWWDKLAIAVSIGCIGGIGINTAHELGHKREANERWLSKIALAQSFYGHFYIEHNRGHHVRVATPEDPASSRLGENFYQFWPRTVWGSLKSAWALEKKRYARKKTHPFHLGNDVLNAWLMSAVLFGAVIAIFGWQVTPYLLVQAVVGFSLLEVVNYMEHYGMLREQVGGAKKVRYERVNPSHSWNSNNIATNVLLYHLQRHSDHHANPTRRYQALRDFKESPVLPTGYAGMIVLAIVPAIWRRVMDRRVLEHFDGDISRANIMPRKRDKYIAKYAAYQRATEEAAVAEAANEAAAAAARQDDQPGKVHEDEVLAARCPGCGYTYEVEAGNELEGFAAGTAWSEIPDDWCCPDCGVREKVDFVPVETIDA; encoded by the coding sequence ATGACTGCCGAGACCAACTCGCAGGAGCAGATCCCGAACAGCACGGTGCCCGAAGGGTCCACCGCGACCTGGCAGGACAAGAAGCGCTACCTGTGGATGCTGGGCCTGGTGATCCCCAGCCTGGGGGTGCTGATGACCGGCACCTACCTGATCCTGGGCTGGAGCTGGGCGCTGTGGGGCGGCCCGATCCTGATCCTGGGCATCATCCCCGCGATCGACCTCATCGCCGGCCTGGACCGGTCCAACCCGCCCGACGACGTGATCGAGGCGTTGGAGGAGGACCGCTACTACCGCTGGATCACCTACCTCTACCTGCCGATCCAGTACGTCGGCTTCGTCGCGGCGTTCGCGATGATCGCCGACATCAACCCCTTCGCCGTCGTGGCTGACGCCGCCGGCATCCAGGTGTGGGTGGCCGACAACGTCAGCTCCGGCCTCGTCGCCGACCTCTCGATGCCGTGGTGGGACAAGCTCGCCATCGCCGTCTCCATCGGCTGCATCGGCGGCATCGGCATCAACACCGCCCACGAGCTCGGCCACAAGCGGGAGGCCAACGAGCGCTGGTTGTCCAAGATCGCGCTCGCGCAGAGCTTCTACGGCCACTTCTACATCGAGCACAACCGCGGCCACCACGTCCGCGTCGCCACGCCCGAGGACCCCGCGAGCTCGCGACTGGGTGAGAACTTCTACCAGTTCTGGCCCCGCACCGTCTGGGGCTCGCTGAAGAGCGCCTGGGCGCTGGAGAAGAAGCGCTACGCCCGCAAGAAGACCCACCCGTTCCACCTGGGCAACGACGTGCTCAACGCCTGGCTGATGTCGGCGGTGCTGTTCGGCGCGGTCATCGCGATCTTCGGGTGGCAGGTGACGCCGTACCTCCTCGTGCAGGCCGTCGTCGGCTTCTCGCTGCTCGAGGTCGTCAACTACATGGAGCACTACGGGATGCTGCGCGAGCAGGTCGGTGGCGCCAAGAAGGTGCGCTACGAGCGGGTCAACCCGTCGCACTCGTGGAACTCCAACAACATCGCCACCAACGTGCTGCTCTACCACCTGCAGCGCCACAGCGACCACCACGCCAACCCGACCCGGCGCTACCAGGCGCTGCGCGACTTCAAGGAGTCGCCGGTGCTGCCGACCGGGTACGCCGGGATGATCGTGCTGGCGATCGTGCCCGCGATCTGGCGGCGGGTCATGGACCGCCGGGTGCTCGAGCACTTCGACGGCGACATCAGCCGCGCCAACATCATGCCGCGCAAGCGCGACAAGTACATCGCGAAGTACGCCGCCTACCAGCGTGCGACCGAGGAGGCCGCCGTCGCCGAGGCCGCCAACGAGGCCGCCGCGGCCGCCGCCCGGCAGGACGACCAGCCCGGCAAGGTCCACGAGGACGAGGTCCTCGCCGCCCGGTGCCCGGGCTGCGGCTACACCTACGAGGTCGAGGCCGGCAACGAGCTCGAGGGCTTCGCCGCCGGCACCGCGTGGTCGGAGATCCCCGACGACTGGTGCTGCCCCGACTGCGGCGTGCGGGAGAAGGTCGACTTCGTCCCCGTCGAGACCATCGACGCCTGA
- a CDS encoding cytochrome P450, translated as MSPREQVLEPPRAWLTWLLSYGVQRQSLRLAARRGDLIARLSTDPELVADPFAGYEELRARGTFASNGLVRATVDHAACNEILRSDDFGTAAGHAELPPVLRGLLGRLQDPDSLGPVDPPSMLVVDPPEHTRYRKQVARAFTARKVGRMADRVESVAERLLDDLADSGRAGGGDPVDLVDRYAAQLPVAVIADLLGVPEDERDQVLAWGNEAAVTLDPDLSWRRYRQADRALREMHRWFHGHVQRLRRDPGEDLLSQVILADGDGDDPLTDTELHQVGLLVLGAGFETTVNLIGNGVAQLDAHPDQLRWLQQHPDGWGNAVEEVLRYDSPVQLTLRAAHRDVEVAGVPIAAGDGILTMLGGANRDPAVFADAQSFDVTRSNAADHVAFSAGAHYCLGASLARLEATVALRQLYERFPDLSVAGRPERRDTRVLRGYEHLPVATGARAAA; from the coding sequence ATGTCGCCGCGTGAGCAGGTGCTCGAGCCGCCGCGGGCGTGGCTGACCTGGCTGCTGAGCTACGGCGTGCAGCGGCAGTCGCTGCGGCTGGCCGCCCGGCGGGGCGACCTGATCGCCCGGCTCTCGACCGACCCGGAGCTGGTCGCGGACCCGTTCGCGGGCTATGAGGAGCTGCGCGCCCGCGGCACCTTCGCCAGCAACGGCCTGGTGCGGGCGACGGTGGACCACGCGGCGTGCAACGAGATCCTGCGCAGTGACGACTTCGGCACCGCGGCCGGCCACGCCGAGCTGCCGCCGGTGCTGCGCGGCCTGCTCGGCCGGCTCCAGGACCCCGACTCGCTGGGGCCGGTCGACCCGCCGTCGATGCTGGTCGTCGACCCGCCCGAGCACACCCGCTACCGCAAGCAGGTGGCGCGGGCCTTCACCGCCCGCAAGGTGGGGCGGATGGCCGACCGGGTGGAGTCGGTCGCGGAGCGGCTGCTGGACGACCTCGCCGACTCCGGCCGGGCCGGCGGTGGCGACCCCGTGGACCTGGTCGACCGCTACGCCGCCCAGCTGCCCGTCGCCGTCATCGCCGACCTGCTCGGCGTGCCCGAGGACGAGCGCGACCAGGTGCTGGCGTGGGGCAACGAGGCGGCGGTGACGCTGGACCCAGACCTGTCGTGGCGGCGCTACCGGCAGGCGGACCGGGCGCTGCGGGAGATGCACCGCTGGTTCCATGGCCACGTGCAGCGGCTGCGGCGCGACCCGGGCGAGGACCTGCTCAGCCAGGTCATCCTCGCCGACGGGGACGGCGACGACCCGCTCACCGACACCGAGCTGCACCAGGTGGGACTGCTGGTCCTGGGCGCGGGTTTCGAGACCACGGTCAACCTGATCGGCAACGGCGTGGCCCAGCTCGATGCGCACCCTGACCAGCTCCGGTGGCTGCAGCAGCACCCCGACGGCTGGGGCAACGCGGTCGAGGAGGTGCTGCGCTACGACTCGCCGGTCCAGCTCACGCTGCGGGCGGCCCACCGCGACGTCGAGGTGGCCGGCGTACCCATCGCCGCGGGGGACGGCATCCTCACCATGCTCGGCGGGGCCAACCGTGACCCGGCGGTGTTCGCCGATGCCCAGTCCTTCGACGTGACGCGGTCCAACGCCGCCGACCACGTCGCCTTCTCCGCCGGCGCGCACTACTGCCTGGGGGCGAGCCTGGCGCGACTGGAGGCGACGGTCGCGCTGCGCCAGCTCTACGAGCGGTTCCCCGACCTCAGCGTCGCGGGGCGGCCCGAGCGCCGCGACACCCGGGTGCTGCGCGGCTACGAGCACCTCCCGGTCGCCACCGGGGCCCGCGCGGCTGCCTGA
- a CDS encoding alkaline phosphatase family protein, translating to MCSRLLATALAALLLATGCGGGQEASAPTPAEPSSTTASASAPSELDSAAAEDLGDRAEEIAGGEASGTPSTSAPGRSASPTREPERAPQVVAISIDGLRASAIDDRTTPTLRRLLARGAGTLNARTAVEQTETMPNHVCMVTGRPIGGPAGHGVTWNVDTEQTVRDGVQSVFNVVAGNGGSSAVVVGKSKLDILRDSWPPAVADFRIEARPDAAASAVLDRVRSGRDLVFWHLPGPDKAGHAAGFGSGSYRTAVARADAAVGALVDAITGTPALARSVSLVLTSDHGGTAGARGHNAADSAQNFTVPFVVWGPDVAAGDLYGLNPAYADPAGGRPSYAGAQPVRNCDLANAVTGLLGLPDVPGSRIGAGGRLRTADD from the coding sequence ATGTGCTCCCGCCTGCTGGCCACGGCGCTGGCTGCGCTGCTGCTCGCCACCGGATGCGGTGGGGGGCAGGAGGCGTCCGCCCCGACACCGGCCGAGCCGAGTTCGACGACCGCCTCCGCCTCGGCACCGAGCGAGCTGGACTCGGCCGCGGCCGAGGACCTGGGTGACCGGGCGGAGGAGATCGCCGGTGGCGAGGCGTCCGGTACGCCGTCGACCTCGGCGCCCGGCCGGTCGGCCAGCCCGACGCGCGAGCCCGAGCGGGCGCCGCAGGTGGTGGCGATCTCGATCGACGGCCTGCGCGCGTCCGCGATCGACGACCGGACGACGCCGACGCTGCGGCGACTCCTCGCCCGCGGCGCGGGCACGCTCAACGCCCGCACCGCGGTCGAGCAGACCGAGACCATGCCCAACCACGTCTGCATGGTCACCGGCCGCCCCATCGGCGGTCCCGCTGGCCACGGCGTGACGTGGAACGTCGACACCGAGCAGACCGTGCGCGACGGGGTGCAGTCGGTCTTCAACGTCGTCGCCGGCAACGGCGGCTCCAGTGCGGTCGTGGTGGGCAAGTCCAAGCTCGACATCCTGCGTGACTCCTGGCCCCCGGCGGTGGCCGACTTCCGGATCGAGGCACGCCCCGACGCCGCGGCCTCGGCGGTGCTGGACCGGGTGCGGTCCGGACGAGACCTGGTGTTCTGGCACCTGCCGGGGCCCGACAAGGCCGGCCACGCGGCGGGCTTCGGGTCGGGCAGCTACCGCACCGCGGTCGCCCGTGCCGACGCCGCGGTCGGTGCCCTGGTCGACGCGATCACGGGCACACCCGCGCTCGCCCGCAGCGTGTCGCTGGTGCTGACCAGTGACCACGGCGGCACGGCGGGCGCACGCGGCCACAACGCCGCCGACTCGGCCCAGAACTTCACCGTCCCGTTCGTGGTCTGGGGTCCCGACGTGGCCGCGGGTGACCTCTACGGCCTCAACCCGGCCTACGCCGACCCGGCGGGCGGGCGGCCGTCGTACGCCGGGGCGCAGCCGGTGCGCAACTGCGACCTGGCCAACGCCGTGACCGGCCTGCTGGGACTCCCCGACGTCCCGGGCAGCCGCATCGGCGCCGGCGGCCGACTCCGCACCGCCGACGACTGA
- a CDS encoding sensor histidine kinase, with product MMARLRRRIDEECAGRGLLYPWWVPLISFIAQVVCVLLALGLRDALWPLGPLHLTLLLVAVTPVVQLGFGRWLPWYLDPLGSLLAAGLLLATPVAGELSALDAAPALLMFATAESTARDGIRQGGVVGAVSAALLAVAAAYGDLAGVGVHLLTVLLGHVVGAMLLWQMRALAAERAARERAWQQATLAERQRIAREIHDLVAHSLSVTLLHLTGARHALRDLAGAGDGASPGAGDGDGTVAEVDAALGDAEQIGRQAIADIRRTVGALADGPAETHPLPGAEGIEGLVQQMRDAGMRVTYDGSGPVGSLPPVAGLGLYRIAQESLANVAKHAATAAASVEVRVTGRGARMVVRNELVGADPLLGRISVGEGSGLAGMATRARQLGGTLTSGPEGRDWVVDLRLPARTVAPAPARPEVRR from the coding sequence ATGATGGCCCGGCTGCGGCGACGCATCGACGAGGAGTGCGCGGGACGCGGCCTGCTCTATCCGTGGTGGGTGCCGCTCATCTCGTTCATCGCCCAGGTCGTGTGCGTGCTGCTCGCGCTCGGGCTGCGCGACGCGCTGTGGCCGCTGGGTCCGCTGCACCTGACGTTGCTGCTGGTGGCGGTGACGCCGGTGGTGCAGCTCGGCTTCGGCCGGTGGCTGCCGTGGTACCTCGACCCGCTCGGGTCGCTGCTGGCCGCCGGGCTGCTGCTCGCGACGCCCGTCGCCGGGGAGCTGAGCGCGCTCGACGCCGCGCCGGCACTGCTGATGTTCGCCACCGCCGAGTCCACCGCGCGCGACGGGATCCGCCAGGGCGGCGTGGTCGGCGCGGTGTCGGCGGCGCTGCTCGCCGTCGCCGCGGCGTACGGCGACCTCGCGGGCGTCGGGGTCCACCTCCTGACGGTGCTGCTCGGCCACGTCGTCGGCGCGATGCTGCTGTGGCAGATGCGCGCGCTGGCGGCCGAACGGGCGGCGCGCGAGCGGGCGTGGCAGCAGGCGACGCTGGCGGAGCGGCAGCGCATCGCGCGCGAGATCCACGACCTCGTCGCCCACTCGCTATCGGTCACCCTGCTCCACCTCACCGGGGCCCGCCACGCGCTGCGCGACCTCGCCGGTGCCGGTGACGGAGCCAGTCCCGGGGCCGGTGACGGGGACGGGACGGTGGCGGAGGTCGACGCGGCCCTCGGCGACGCCGAGCAGATCGGCCGCCAGGCGATCGCCGACATCCGCCGCACCGTGGGCGCCCTGGCCGACGGGCCGGCCGAGACCCACCCGCTGCCCGGCGCCGAGGGCATCGAGGGCCTGGTGCAGCAGATGCGCGATGCCGGGATGCGCGTGACCTACGACGGATCCGGGCCGGTGGGCTCGCTGCCCCCGGTCGCCGGGCTCGGCCTCTACCGCATCGCGCAGGAGTCACTGGCCAACGTCGCCAAGCACGCCGCCACGGCCGCCGCCTCGGTCGAGGTGCGCGTCACCGGCCGCGGCGCCCGCATGGTCGTGCGCAACGAGCTCGTGGGCGCCGACCCGCTGCTGGGACGCATCTCGGTGGGCGAGGGCTCGGGCCTCGCGGGCATGGCCACGCGCGCCCGGCAGCTCGGGGGCACCCTCACCAGCGGCCCCGAGGGACGCGACTGGGTCGTCGACCTGCGACTGCCGGCCCGCACCGTCGCGCCCGCCCCGGCCCGTCCGGAGGTACGCCGATGA